Part of the Rhizobium sp. WYJ-E13 genome is shown below.
ACCGCGCTCATCGGCCCGTCGGGCTGCGGCAAGTCCACCTTCCTGCGGTCGCTGAACCGCATGAACGACACGATCGACGGCTGCCGGGTCACCGGCAAGATCACGCTCGACGGCGATGACATCTACGATCCCGATATCGACGTCGTCGAACTGCGCGCCCGCGTCGGCATGGTGTTCCAGAAGCCGAACCCGTTCCCGAAGTCGATCTACGAAAACGTCTCCTACGGCCCGCGCATCCACGGCCTCGCCAAGTCCAAGGCAGACCTCGACCAGATCGTCGAGTCCAGCCTGCAGCGCGCCGGCCTCTGGAACGAAGTCAAGGACCGCGTGCATGAATCGGGTACCGGCCTTTCCGGCGGTCAGCAGCAGCGCCTGTGCATCGCGCGCGCCGTTGCCGTCAGCCCGGAAGTCATCCTGATGGACGAGCCCTGCTCGGCGCTGGACCCGATCGCGACTGCAAAGGTCGAAGAGCTGATCCACGAGCTGCGTGAAAACTACACCATCGTCATCGTGACGCATTCCATGCAGCAGGCCGCCCGCGTGTCACAGCGCACGGCCATGTTCCACCTCGGCAACCTGGTTGAGGAAAACGATACCGACAAGATGTTCACCAATCCGGACGATCCGCGCACCCAGGACTATATCATGGGCCGGTTCGGCTGATTTTGGCGATGTGAAGCCTTCCCGATTTTCGAGGACAAAGCCCCATGGCATCGACACATATTTTTTCCGCCTATGACGACGATCTGAAATTCCTGTCCCGGCGCATTTCCGAGATGGGTGGTCTTGCCGAACAGATGGTCGGCGAGGCCGTCCGTGCGCTGGTCAACGGCGATACGGCGCTCGCCCAGAAGGTCATTTCCGACGACGTGATCCTCGATCACGCGGAACGCGAAATCAACGACAAGGCGATCGTTACGATCGCCCGTCGCCAGCCGATGGCCTCCGACCTTCGTGAGATCATGGGTTCGATCCGCATCGCCGCCGACCTCGAGCGCGTCGGCGATCTCGGCAAGAACACCGCAAAGCGCGTCATCGCCGTGCAAAGCACCGGCGTTCCCCGCAAGCTTGCCCGCGGTCTCGAGCATCTCTCCGAACTGGCGC
Proteins encoded:
- the pstB gene encoding phosphate ABC transporter ATP-binding protein PstB codes for the protein MNMLTEAAVEKALDQKMNNVPYKMIGQDVSVYYGEKRALFDVNLNIRENTVTALIGPSGCGKSTFLRSLNRMNDTIDGCRVTGKITLDGDDIYDPDIDVVELRARVGMVFQKPNPFPKSIYENVSYGPRIHGLAKSKADLDQIVESSLQRAGLWNEVKDRVHESGTGLSGGQQQRLCIARAVAVSPEVILMDEPCSALDPIATAKVEELIHELRENYTIVIVTHSMQQAARVSQRTAMFHLGNLVEENDTDKMFTNPDDPRTQDYIMGRFG
- the phoU gene encoding phosphate signaling complex protein PhoU, with protein sequence MASTHIFSAYDDDLKFLSRRISEMGGLAEQMVGEAVRALVNGDTALAQKVISDDVILDHAEREINDKAIVTIARRQPMASDLREIMGSIRIAADLERVGDLGKNTAKRVIAVQSTGVPRKLARGLEHLSELALVQLKEVLDVYTTRSADKAKSIRERDDEIDAMYTSLFRELLTYMMEDPRNITSCTHLLFCAKNIERIGDHATNIAETIYYMATGAQPEGERPKDDSSNTVGAVTE